The window ttcCACTGCTTACGCATATCAGCAAAAAATTGctaaaaattgctaaaaaaagtgctaaaaataataaaaaaacactaaCAACAATAGTCATTGGAGACTTTAACGCTAAAGTTGGGCAGAAGATAACGCAAAACATTACCAGAAAACTTTGGCTTgggaaaaagaaatcaaagagatGATCGAATTAAATCAGGAAAATGACCTCGATATGACAAATACATGATGTCAACTTTCAGAAAGGCGTCTGTATACGTGTAAATCCCCTCAATATGAACAACAAGGTAGAATAGTACGGAATAAAATAGATTAACTCTTAATAAACCACCGATTTCGAAACAATGTTAAAGATGAAAAAACTGACCCCTTCGCTGAAATAAACTCAAATTATAATCTAATCTGctcgaaaatacaaattaaattaaagaaattaacaaaactaACTAAGCCTAGTAAGATAAATCCCTTAGAAACCCCCAAACATGTGCACCCATTTATCACAgcaaataaatagaaaaatacccaaaataatcAATATATCAAACGAAAACAGACCAATCAATGAATGTTGGTACGACACACAAAACTTGACTTTAGAGGATGTAAGAGAGTCTTTTTAAACACTTTAAGTATTGGCAAAAAATGAGTAGATAACACAGGAAATCCTACCAGGAAAAACATATACCGCGAAATCAATAAACAATTAACCAAGCCAAAGAATTTTGGCTCTGAAATTGATATACAGAAATAGAACACCTCCAAAAAAACACGGCAGTTTCAACCTACACAAGAAACTTAAATTGaaacaaattcttcttcttcttgatgtgcctatccgttacgaatgttggcgatcatcatgacaatctttatcttatctgcagcagcgcggaaaaactgcacagatgttgtattgaaccagattctgagtttctctaaccaagatgttcttctgcCTGCACCgtcttttccaaatatttttccttgcagaatggcttaaaggagagcatatctggatttatttcgcataatatgttgTATAAATTGTAACtgtcgagatttgatggtggtcagtacctctcggttcttatttattcttctgaggacctcctcatttgtgactcggtcagtccacgggatcttaagtattctccgatatagccacatctcaaatgcttccagttttctgcacatatctttgtTCAAGGTCCACGGTTCAACaacataaaaaaggacagagaagacgtggCATCGCAACATTCTTACTTTtttatcaagagagaggttgtgattcttgaagaaggccccatccgattgaaggtgaatctagcttttccgatgcgtgctctaatctcctgattgttggtccattcttcatttattatggtgccgaggtagttgtagtgtgtcactctttctacaggggattggttgacgtagagttgaccttctgttatccttttcttgctaattatcataagctttctcttcttaacgtttatattgagtccatattgttgtcTGTAATACGTAcgtgattttgtttataagaacttgtaggtcttctaagttgtccgcaaatactatggtgtcatctgcatatctgagttgtttagccggtaaccatttagtagaatacctttttcagtttcgtgcaaagcttcgataaatattctttcagagtacagattaaagattagaggagacaaaatacagccttgcctcactccacgcatgattttcacatagtcggtgtgttcaccttcaactctgagatttgctgtctgattcctgtaaagatttctaattatttttagatcttgtttgttaattcctgcttcttttagtatttgcatcatcttggcgtgctttACTCGaacaaacgctttctcgtaatcaaccagacatgcatATACATTGCAGTTGAGGTCTATgtatctctggaataagacttgtactgagaacaaagcctctctagtaccaacagcatttgtgaacccgaactggatgggggaaatttgactttcacacagcttttAGAATATCTTGTAGATTGTCTCTCTAGGAAACAAATTAACtggagaaattcctattagtaagggtctAAAGCAACgttgctgcatagcacctacactcttcaaaatatatctgaatAAGGCGCTCTCAGCTTGGAGAAGAAAATTTTGCAATAGGGGTATTTCAATCGAAGACGAAAGATTGTATACGATACACtttgctgacgaccaagccattctagctaaACAAGAGAGCGATATAGACTATATGCTTTGAAAACTAGAGACTTAGAGACCTAGAGACTTAATACGGTGAGGAACGTAGACAATGGAAATATTTCTAGACCTAATAGGTactatcgaagccaaaagactaaactgATGGACACCTGCATAGAATGCccgaaaatagatggccaaaaaaagacagaaaagtAGACTCCGCCCACTATAAGAAAACAAGGTAGACAAAGACATTTTCAGTTGCGAAATGGATATTTTGTATGTTTATTTCTGTGACTTTCAACCCACCAATAAatttatactttattttattttaattttttaggtCGCACCTCCTACACTAAATTCCAGTCCTAACTCTGCCCGACCTCTGTCCCCAAACGAAGAAGACGATGGACAGTACAGGGAAGATCCTGCAGCATATTACCAAGACGATCCTTATGTTCAACGACAACAAGCTCAACCTCAACAAAGGCCAGCTCCGAGATATAGACCCGAACCAGCTTACAGACAAGAACCTGAACCTTTCGAACCATTTGAACCTCAAATAGTAAGACCATCTTACAGACCGCAAGCAAGTTACAGACCACAAACATCTTACAAACCACAGCCAGCTTATAGACCCCAACCAGCTTACAGACCCCAAAGCTATTACCGAACGGATCCAGAACCTGAACCTTTACCTGCTCCAAGATATCAGCCACAACCTGCTTATAGACCTCAGTCAAACTTTGGTTTCCAAAACGATAACAACAACTACAACCCTGCTCCAAGTTGGAACAGCAATCCAAGTTGGAACAACAACCCAAGTTGGAATGCTCCCCAACCAAACGGTCCTTCCTGGGCGGGACACCCAGCGCAGAACGTAGATATTAACTCTGGGTCCTACACAGTTCAGTATAAAAGATAAGAAATCATAGATAGGTTAGGctaataaagtttatttaaagtatcAACACTCATAAAGATGTGGAttcatttatttgttttgaacGATATTAGTTAGTATAAATAATAGCTGTAATATATTATACTCATATTGTCAAAAACTCATTTTTGCGGACATACCGCACAGCAACATCTTGCAttaaaataagaaagaaactgaATGCTGCAAATTTAAAACACTGTGGATCTAAACCACATCATAAAAACACAGCTGCAGGCCTACAATGTGCACAATAACATAGAGACTGATGCTTTCATCCACGGAGGCAAGATTTGCTCTAGTCAGTTACAGTTTCCATTTTAGACTGCG is drawn from Diabrotica undecimpunctata isolate CICGRU chromosome 5, icDiaUnde3, whole genome shotgun sequence and contains these coding sequences:
- the Cpr97Eb gene encoding uncharacterized protein Cpr97Eb, which translates into the protein MKLYILAAAFCAVASAAKNNQQYTTPVPILKQIDKHNEDGSYSYGYEAADGTFKIETKYPNGEVYGKYGYVDDTGALREVEYGASRRGFEPAGNEIQVAPPTLNSSPNSARPLSPNEEDDGQYREDPAAYYQDDPYVQRQQAQPQQRPAPRYRPEPAYRQEPEPFEPFEPQIVRPSYRPQASYRPQTSYKPQPAYRPQPAYRPQSYYRTDPEPEPLPAPRYQPQPAYRPQSNFGFQNDNNNYNPAPSWNSNPSWNNNPSWNAPQPNGPSWAGHPAQNVDINSGSYTVQYKR